AAAGCAATGACCAAATACTTTATGGAATTGGGTGCTAAAGTAGCCATTACATCTCGTGATTTAGAAAAATTAAAAAAAACAGCATCCGAATTAGAAGCCGAAACAAACGGAAAATGCTTGCCAGTTCAATGTGATGTTCGTCATTATGAACAAGTGGAAAATATGCTTGAAGAAGTTTTGAAAACCTATGGAAAGGTTGATGTATTGTTAAATAATGCTGCTGGAAACTTTATTTCTCCAACCGAAAGATTGTCAGCTAATGCATTTGACACCATTATTGATATTGTTTTAAAAGGTTCCAAAAACTGTACACTAGCGTTTGGGAAACATTGGATTGAAAAAAAACAAACGAATTGCAATGTTTTAAACATAGTAACCACTTATGCTTGGACAGGTTCAGGATATGTAGTTCCAAGCGCTACAGCAAAAGCTGGGGTTTTAGCAATGACTCGAAGTTTAGCTGTAGAATGGGCAAAATATGGTATAAGAATGAATGCCATTGCTCCAGGACCATTTCCTACGAAAGGTGCATGGGATAGATTATTGCCTGGCGATTTAGCCGACAAATTTGACATGTCTAAAAAAGTACCTTTAAGAAGAGTTGGTGATCATCAAGAATTAGCTAATTTAGCGGCATATTTAGTTTCTGATTTTTCAGCTTATGTTAACGGAGAAGTAATTACTATTGACGGAGGCGAATGGCTTCAAGGTGCGGGACAATTCAACATTCTGGAAAAAATTCCACAAGAAATGTGGGATATGTTAGAACAAATGATAAAAAATAAAGGAAGCAAATAGTTATAAATCATTTGAATTATCTAATTCATTCTTCTTTAAAACTTTACTAGAATGTTAACAAAATTACGTTGGTGAAGCCATAAATAATTGTATTTTTACGGCTCAAAATCTACTAAAAACAAATGGGTAAAATCATTGCTATCGCCAATCAGAAAGGTGGTGTTGGAAAGACAACGACTTCGGTCAATCTTGCAGCATCACTTGGAGTATTAGAAAAAAAAGTGTTGTTAATTGATGCTGATCCGCAGGCTAATGCGAGTTCAGGATTAGGTATAGATGTGGAAAGCGTTGAAATTGGAACCTATCAAATATTAGAACACAGCAACACTCCAAAAGAAGCAATAGTTGAAAGTTCTTCACCTAATGTATTTGTCATTCCTGCTCATATTGACTTGGTTGCTATCGAAATTGAATTAGTTGACAAAGAAAATCGTGAGTACATGCTTAAACAAGCATTGGAAGAAATCAAAAATGAGTATGACTATATTCTAATTGATTGTGCACCATCGCTTGGATTATTAACTTTAAATGCTTTAACAGCTGCCGATAGTGTTATCATTCCTATTCAATGTGAATATTTTGCATTAGAAGGTTTGGGTAAATTATTGAATACCATAAAAAGTGTTCAGAAAATTCATAATTCTGAATTAGATATTGAAGGTTTGTTATTAACGATGTTTGATTCTCGTTTACGATTATCCAACCAAGTAGTAGAAGAAGTTCAGAAGCATTTTAATGATATGGTTTTTAAAACCATCATTCAACGAAATGTAAAATTAAGTGAAGCTCCATCTTTTGGAGAAAGCATTATCAACTTTGATGCAACAAGTAAAGGCGCGAGTAATTATTTAAGTTTGGCGCACGAAATCATCAAAAAAAATAGTATTTAAAAATGGCAAAAGCGGTTCAGAAACAAGCATTAGGAAGAGGTTTATCTGCTTTATTAAAAGATCCTGAAAACGATATTAAATCGGTTAGCGATAAAAATGCTGACAAAGTTGTTGGTAATATAATTGAATTGGATATTGATGCAATTGAAATCAATCCTTTTCAACCTAGAACAAACTTTAACGAAGAATCCATACAAGAATTAGCAAGTTCAATTAAAGAACTTGGAGTTATTCAACCTATTACGGTTAGAAAGTTGGATTTCAATAAATACCAATTAATCTCTGGAGAACGTCGTTTGCGTGCTTCAAAAGTGGTTGGATTAACTACAATTCCTGCTTACATCAGAATTGCGAACGACAATGAATCGTTGGTTATGGCGTTAGTTGAAAATATTCAACGTCATGATTTAGACCCAATTGAAATTGCGCTTTCATACCAAAGATTAATTGATGAAATTCAGTTAACACAAGAACAAATGAGTGAACGCGTTGGAAAAAAACGTTCAACAATAGCTAATTATTTACGTCTTTTGAAACTTGACCCAATTATCCAAACAGGAATTCGTGATGGTTTTATTTCAATGGGACATGGACGTGCTTTGATTAACATTGAAGACTTAGATGTTCAATCGGATATTTATCATAAAATTGTTCTTGAAAATCTATCGGTTCGTGAAACAGAAGCTTTAGTAAAAAACCATCAAGAAAGTATAAAACCAGCGATATCAAAAGCTAAAAAGACATCAAATTTTTCTATTGACGAAAGCAAAAAGAAAGCAATTTCAAATTTCTTTGGCACCAAAATAGATGTAAAAGTAGCTGGAAATGGTAAAGGAAAAATAACTATTCCGTTTCATTCTGAAGAAGATTTGAACCGTATCATCAAATTGCTAAAAAAGTAGTGAATAAGTTTTTCTACATACTTATCTTTTCTTTCTTGGTTGGAAGTCAATCCTTTTTTGCTCAGCAAACTATTGGTGAAACTATTATTGCAAAAGACTCTGTTAAAACATCCAAAACTGTTGTTTACGATCCCTTGCGACCATCAAAAGCAGCTTTTTATTCAGCAATTGTACCTGGTTTAGGTCAAGCATACAACAAAAGATATTGGAAAATACCAATTGTTTATGGAGCAATTGGAACAAGCCTTTATTTTTATCTTGACAATAATAAAAAATATCATCGATATCGCGATGCTTATAAATTAAGACTACAAGGTTTACCTGATCAATTCGATTATTTAGATGATGACCGATTAATCAGAGCACAACGATTTTACCAAAGAAACAGAGATTTATCTTTATTAATTACTGCTGCATTTTATGTTTTAAACATCGTTGACGCTAATGTTGACGCACATTTAATTCAATTTAATGTTAGTGATAAACTCACAATACTTCCTGATTTACAACAAAATGATATTACAGCACGACCAAACCTTGGGTTGTCTTTAAACTTTAAATTTTAGATGAAAATAGCACTTCTTGGATATGGAAAAATGGGACACGTAATTGAACGAATTGCTCTAGAACGTGGTCATGAAATTGTATTAAAAAAAACAAGTTCTACCACTTTTGAAGGTATCCAAAATGCAGATGTTGCTATTGACTTCAGTGTTCCAAGTGTTGCAGTTGAAAATATATCAACATCCATAAACAATGGAATTCCAATTGTTTCTGGAACGACAGGTTGGCTAGAAAACTATCATGAAATGGTTGAATTATGCAACCAAAAAAATGCTGCTTTTCTTTATGGTTCTAACTTTAGTTTAGGTGTAAATTTATTTTTTGAATTAAATGACTATTTAGCCAAAATGATGTCAAAATTTAAAGAATATAATGTTTCAATGGAAGAAATTCATCATACCCAAAAACTTGATAAACCAAGTGGAACAGCTATTACATTAGCAAATTCAATAATCAATCATACAGATAAAAATAATTGGGCAATAGAAAACCCAACACCTACTGACGTTTTTATTGATGTAAAAAGAATAGAAAATGTTCCAGGAACGCATTCAGTACTTTACACTTCAGAAGTAGATTATATCAAGATTGAACACGTTGCCCATAATCGTGAAGGATTTGCTCTTGGTTCTGTAATTGCAGCAGAATGGATTATTGGTAAAAAAGGTGTTTTTTCGATGAAAGACGTTTTAGATTTAAAATATTGTAACAAAATAACTAAGATTTAAACTTATACTCAAATAAACTTTTAAACTCATTATCATGTCAATATATCAATGGTTTGTATTTTTCCTTTTTGTGCAATTAATTCACGGATTAGGAACTTGGAAATTGTATCAAAAAGCAGGAAAAAAACCAATTGAAGCATTCATTCCAATATACAATTCAATTATTTTAATGAAAATAATAAATCGCCCAACTTGGTGGACATTATTATTATTCGTTCCGATTATTAATTTGATAATGATTCCTGTAGTTTGGGTTGAAACACTAAGAAGCTTCGGGAAAAATTCAACATTAGATACTTGGTTGGCTCTTTTCACTTTTGGATTTTATATCTATTATGTAAATTATACTCAAGATGTAAAGCATATTGCCGATAGAAGCCTTACTTCTCCAACAAAAGTTGGCGACACCATAAGTTCATTAGTGTTTGCAATAGTTGTTGCTACTTTGGTACATACTTATGTAATGCAACCATTTACAATTCCATCATCATCTTTAGAAAAAACACTTTTAATTGGTGATTTTCTTTTTGTGAGCAAATTCCATTATGGAGCGCGACCACCAATGACAGCAGTTGCAGCACCAATGGTTCACGATACATTGCCTATAATTCACGTTAAATCGTATTTATACGATGATAAAAATCCGAATTCTTGGAAAAATAAATTGCAATTTCCTTATTTCCGTTTCCCTGGTTTTCAAGACATCAAAAACAATGATATAGTTGTTTTTAATTGGCCTAGAGATACATTATTCCACATGTATAAAAATGCTGATAGAAGATATGACAAGCCAATTGATAAAAAAACAAACTATGTAAAACGTTGCGTTGGTATTCCCGGTGATTCGTTGCAAATTAAAGATGGGATTGTTTTTATCAACGGGAAAGAACTCGTTTTACCAGAAAGAGCAAAACCTCAATACTTTCACATCATTAATACTAAAGAATCAATTAGTGAAAGTTTCAAACAAGATTATGAAATTACTGAAGGAATGCCATTGTTTGAAATACAAAACTCAATTTGGGATAGACAAGATGTAAAAGATTATTTTGTTAAAAATGATGTCAATATAGAAGAATTTGCAAGAGATTCAGTTTCTACAATTTTTACAGGAAATATTACTCAGGATATTTACACTAGACTGAGTTTAAAACAATCTGACCATTATTTCTTTGGCAATCTGACTTTTGAAAAAGCTGAAAAAATGAAAGCTGATTCTAGAGTTACTTCTGTGAAAAGATACATTAAAAAAGGTCCTGAAGATGGTATTTTTCCAGATTTTAAAGACGGAAAACCATCAGTAACTAATAATTGGAGCGGAGATAATTTTGGACCAATTTATATTCCTAAAGAAGGTGTAGCTGTAGCATTAAACAGAAAAACGTTGCCATTTTATAAAATCATTATTAGCGAATATGAAAAAAATGATTTAAAAGTAGTTGGCGATGATATTTATGTAAATGGAGAAAAAGCAACAACTTATACTTTTAAGCAAAACTACTATTGGATGATGGGAGACAATCGTCATAACTCATTAGACGCAAGATATTTTGGTTATACTCCAGAAGACCACATTGTTGGAAAACCAGTATTTTTATGGATGAGTTGGGATTCAAACGGAAAAGGTTTAAATAAAATCCGTTGGGAAAGATTATTTACCACTGTAAGTGGTGAAGGTCAACCCCAATCTTATTTTAAATATTTCTTAGGTTTATTAGCTTTATATTTTGTTGGAGAATACTTCTGGAAAAAAAGAAAAGCATCTAAAGAGTAATTTCTAGTTTAATGAACAATATCATCATTCATCCTAGTTATTTCCCATCAATTAGTCATTTTATTGCAATGGCAAAAGCGGATGTGGTAACTTTTGAAATGGATGATAATTTTCAAAAACAAACCAATAGAAACCGAATGTACATTTATAGTCCGAATGGCATTCAGTTATTGAACATTCCTGTTAAGCATAACAAAATAGGTCATCAAAAAACAAAAGATGTTCGTATAGAAAATGATTTTGATTGGCAAAAGCAACATTTCAAATCATTGGAAGCTGCTTACAGAAGTTCGCCCTTTTTCGAATATTTTGAAGATGCTATTCTACCTATTTTTGAAAAAAAACAATCTTTCTTGATGGATTTAAATCTTCAAACGATGGAAATTGTTTCTAGTTGTTTGAAATTTGAATTCGATTATGATGAAACCACCGAATATTTTCACGAATTAACCGATAAAATAGATTTTCGTGGTTTAATTAACGGTAAAAAAGATCAAACTGTTCTTGGACCTTACACACAGGTTTTTGAAGAAAAACACGGTTTCATCAATAATTTAAGCATACTCGATTTGTTGTTCAACGAAGGAAGATATTCTTTGGATTATTTGAAAAATCAAAAAATATAATTTATTCAAAAGCCAATCGTGTCATGATTGGAAAGTGGTCTGACTTTTCAAACTTATTAAAACTTTTAAAGTTCTTTACTTTAATCCTTTTATCGGTAAAAATATAATCAATTCGGGCAGGATAGTATTTGAAATTATAGGTTTGACCAAAACCTTTTCCTGCTTCTTCAAAGCAATCATTCAAATCTCCTTTAATATTTCGATAGATGTATGAAAACGCGCTATTATTCATATCGCCACAAATAATCAACGGATAATTGCACTCTTTTTTATGGTTCACAAAAATCTCCATCTGAAATTCTTGTCGTTTAAAAGCATCTCTAATGCGTCCGAAAACCATTTGCGATTTCTTTTTGTCAATGGTTTCAACATTGTTAGAAATCTCATTGACATCTGGCGAAATTTTTATCGATTGCAAATGCATATTATATACACGCAAAGTGTCTTTTCCTTTCTTTATATCGGCATAAATGATATTGTTGCCGTCTTGCAGCAAATGTAAATTACCTTGATTAAATATTGGAAATTTCGAGAAAATTGCTTGACCTGTTTTGATTTTATCACCTTCAATAAAAACGGCTTTGTATTTATAAACTCTCAAGTCAATTTTTGCGTTTTCTGAATATTCTTGAATGCAAATAATGTCTGGATTTTTTTCGTTTATGAATGAAAGTATATCATTCCCCACATTTTTATCATCAATCCATTCAAAAAGATTAAACAACCGAACATTATAACTCATTACCGTGAAATCTTTTTCAACTTTGGGCAAATCGGTTGAAGAGAATTTATAAAACTTATTGATAAATGTTATTCCTAACAACAATATTATTCCAGAAAAAATTAGTTGCCTTTTAAGTTGTAACAACCAATAAAGAAAAAATAATCCGTTAAGGATTAAAAATAAAGGCAAAATCAAAGTTAATACAGAAAGTAAAGGAAAAGCTTTGGGTGCTAAAAAAGGTAAAAAATAAGCAACAATAGTCAATACTATCAAAATAATATTGAATCCATAGATTATTTTATTGAACCATGAAAGTTTTTTCACTTAGCTTTATTTACCCGATTTAAACAGAAATTCTTTCTCTTCTTTAGTTAGACTATCATAACCCGATTGACTGATTTTATCTAATATTTCGTCAATCTGTTGTTGGGTTTTGTCTTTCATAACTATTTTACTTTCTCTTTTTGGGGCATTCCTTTTAGATGAAACGTGAACTTTCTTGAAAGGAGTTTTTTGCTTTCTGTCAAATATAGAATAAAAAAAGTTAATCACGTTATTAACAATTTTACTTAAATCGGTTCCGTTTAGCAATAATTTTATATAAATAAATCCAAAAAAAGCACCACTTAAATGTGCAATATGACCGCCAGTATTATTCAGTTGAATTTGCATTAAATCGATAAGAAGAAGTACAGCTGTGATGTGCCATAATTTGACATTACCTATAAGCATCAATCTGATTTCCATTAAAGGTTGATAAGTTGTTGTTGCCACTAATAATGCCATTATAGCAGCAGATGCACCAACCATTGTGGAAGATTTCCCTAGAAAATAAAAACTCAACAAAAAGGCCAATCCAGCAAAAATAGCACTGAGAAAATATAGTCCAAGGTATTGTTTTTGAGTAAAAAAAGTTAAAAACAATCGACTACTAAAGTTCAAAACCATCATATTGAAAAACAAATGCAAGAATCCATTATGAAAAAAAGCATATGTCAATATTGTCCACGGCTTTATAAAAACAACTTTTGGTTGTGAAGAAATAGCTAACCAGTTTGGATAATCAAAAAAACCTAATTTGAATTGGTAGAAAAAA
The window above is part of the Flavobacterium sp. PMTSA4 genome. Proteins encoded here:
- a CDS encoding SDR family oxidoreductase, which gives rise to MDFSAKMLRDNALSDKVIVVTGGGSGLGKAMTKYFMELGAKVAITSRDLEKLKKTASELEAETNGKCLPVQCDVRHYEQVENMLEEVLKTYGKVDVLLNNAAGNFISPTERLSANAFDTIIDIVLKGSKNCTLAFGKHWIEKKQTNCNVLNIVTTYAWTGSGYVVPSATAKAGVLAMTRSLAVEWAKYGIRMNAIAPGPFPTKGAWDRLLPGDLADKFDMSKKVPLRRVGDHQELANLAAYLVSDFSAYVNGEVITIDGGEWLQGAGQFNILEKIPQEMWDMLEQMIKNKGSK
- a CDS encoding ParA family protein translates to MGKIIAIANQKGGVGKTTTSVNLAASLGVLEKKVLLIDADPQANASSGLGIDVESVEIGTYQILEHSNTPKEAIVESSSPNVFVIPAHIDLVAIEIELVDKENREYMLKQALEEIKNEYDYILIDCAPSLGLLTLNALTAADSVIIPIQCEYFALEGLGKLLNTIKSVQKIHNSELDIEGLLLTMFDSRLRLSNQVVEEVQKHFNDMVFKTIIQRNVKLSEAPSFGESIINFDATSKGASNYLSLAHEIIKKNSI
- a CDS encoding ParB/RepB/Spo0J family partition protein encodes the protein MAKAVQKQALGRGLSALLKDPENDIKSVSDKNADKVVGNIIELDIDAIEINPFQPRTNFNEESIQELASSIKELGVIQPITVRKLDFNKYQLISGERRLRASKVVGLTTIPAYIRIANDNESLVMALVENIQRHDLDPIEIALSYQRLIDEIQLTQEQMSERVGKKRSTIANYLRLLKLDPIIQTGIRDGFISMGHGRALINIEDLDVQSDIYHKIVLENLSVRETEALVKNHQESIKPAISKAKKTSNFSIDESKKKAISNFFGTKIDVKVAGNGKGKITIPFHSEEDLNRIIKLLKK
- a CDS encoding DUF5683 domain-containing protein, with the protein product MNKFFYILIFSFLVGSQSFFAQQTIGETIIAKDSVKTSKTVVYDPLRPSKAAFYSAIVPGLGQAYNKRYWKIPIVYGAIGTSLYFYLDNNKKYHRYRDAYKLRLQGLPDQFDYLDDDRLIRAQRFYQRNRDLSLLITAAFYVLNIVDANVDAHLIQFNVSDKLTILPDLQQNDITARPNLGLSLNFKF
- the dapB gene encoding 4-hydroxy-tetrahydrodipicolinate reductase, producing the protein MKIALLGYGKMGHVIERIALERGHEIVLKKTSSTTFEGIQNADVAIDFSVPSVAVENISTSINNGIPIVSGTTGWLENYHEMVELCNQKNAAFLYGSNFSLGVNLFFELNDYLAKMMSKFKEYNVSMEEIHHTQKLDKPSGTAITLANSIINHTDKNNWAIENPTPTDVFIDVKRIENVPGTHSVLYTSEVDYIKIEHVAHNREGFALGSVIAAEWIIGKKGVFSMKDVLDLKYCNKITKI
- the lepB gene encoding signal peptidase I, which gives rise to MSIYQWFVFFLFVQLIHGLGTWKLYQKAGKKPIEAFIPIYNSIILMKIINRPTWWTLLLFVPIINLIMIPVVWVETLRSFGKNSTLDTWLALFTFGFYIYYVNYTQDVKHIADRSLTSPTKVGDTISSLVFAIVVATLVHTYVMQPFTIPSSSLEKTLLIGDFLFVSKFHYGARPPMTAVAAPMVHDTLPIIHVKSYLYDDKNPNSWKNKLQFPYFRFPGFQDIKNNDIVVFNWPRDTLFHMYKNADRRYDKPIDKKTNYVKRCVGIPGDSLQIKDGIVFINGKELVLPERAKPQYFHIINTKESISESFKQDYEITEGMPLFEIQNSIWDRQDVKDYFVKNDVNIEEFARDSVSTIFTGNITQDIYTRLSLKQSDHYFFGNLTFEKAEKMKADSRVTSVKRYIKKGPEDGIFPDFKDGKPSVTNNWSGDNFGPIYIPKEGVAVALNRKTLPFYKIIISEYEKNDLKVVGDDIYVNGEKATTYTFKQNYYWMMGDNRHNSLDARYFGYTPEDHIVGKPVFLWMSWDSNGKGLNKIRWERLFTTVSGEGQPQSYFKYFLGLLALYFVGEYFWKKRKASKE
- a CDS encoding WbqC family protein; its protein translation is MNNIIIHPSYFPSISHFIAMAKADVVTFEMDDNFQKQTNRNRMYIYSPNGIQLLNIPVKHNKIGHQKTKDVRIENDFDWQKQHFKSLEAAYRSSPFFEYFEDAILPIFEKKQSFLMDLNLQTMEIVSSCLKFEFDYDETTEYFHELTDKIDFRGLINGKKDQTVLGPYTQVFEEKHGFINNLSILDLLFNEGRYSLDYLKNQKI
- a CDS encoding endonuclease/exonuclease/phosphatase family protein; translated protein: MKKLSWFNKIIYGFNIILIVLTIVAYFLPFLAPKAFPLLSVLTLILPLFLILNGLFFLYWLLQLKRQLIFSGIILLLGITFINKFYKFSSTDLPKVEKDFTVMSYNVRLFNLFEWIDDKNVGNDILSFINEKNPDIICIQEYSENAKIDLRVYKYKAVFIEGDKIKTGQAIFSKFPIFNQGNLHLLQDGNNIIYADIKKGKDTLRVYNMHLQSIKISPDVNEISNNVETIDKKKSQMVFGRIRDAFKRQEFQMEIFVNHKKECNYPLIICGDMNNSAFSYIYRNIKGDLNDCFEEAGKGFGQTYNFKYYPARIDYIFTDKRIKVKNFKSFNKFEKSDHFPIMTRLAFE
- a CDS encoding rhomboid family intramembrane serine protease, which translates into the protein MSIIDDLKLQYKIGGITNKMIYWNVGLFLLSIIFFYQFKLGFFDYPNWLAISSQPKVVFIKPWTILTYAFFHNGFLHLFFNMMVLNFSSRLFLTFFTQKQYLGLYFLSAIFAGLAFLLSFYFLGKSSTMVGASAAIMALLVATTTYQPLMEIRLMLIGNVKLWHITAVLLLIDLMQIQLNNTGGHIAHLSGAFFGFIYIKLLLNGTDLSKIVNNVINFFYSIFDRKQKTPFKKVHVSSKRNAPKRESKIVMKDKTQQQIDEILDKISQSGYDSLTKEEKEFLFKSGK